A single Amphiprion ocellaris isolate individual 3 ecotype Okinawa chromosome 15, ASM2253959v1, whole genome shotgun sequence DNA region contains:
- the LOC111573771 gene encoding catenin beta-1-like, with protein sequence MATQSDLMELDMAMGDSKAAVSQWQQQSYLDSGIQSGVTTTAPSLSGKGNPDAEEDDPTLYDWEFNQPFTPEATDIEGYAMTRAQRVRAAMFPETLEEGIQIPPTQLDAAHPTAVQRLAEPSQMLKHAVVNLINYQDDAELATRAIPELTKLLNDEDQVVVNKAAVMVHQLSKKEASRHALMRSPQMVSAVVRAMQNTGDVETARCSAGTLHNLSHHREGLLAIFKSGGIPALVKMLGSPVDSVLFYAITTLHNLLLHQEGAKMAVRLAGGLQKMVALLSNTNVKFLAITTDCLQILAYGNQESKLIILASGGPQALVNIMRTFTYEKLLWTTSRVLKVLSVCSSNKPAIVEAGGMQALGLHLTDPSQRLVQNCLWTLRNLSDAATKQEGMEGLLGTLVQLLGSDDINVVTCAAGILSNLTCNNYSNKLMVCQVGGIEALVRTVLRAGDREDITEPAVCALRHLTSRHQDAEMAQNAVRLHYGLPVVVKLLHPPSHWPLIKATVGLIRNLALCPANHSALREQGAIPRLVQLLVRAHQDTQRRTSMGGNQQQFVEGVRMEEIVEGCTGALHILARDVHNRIVIRGLNTIPLFVQLLYSPVENIQRVAAGVLCELAQDKEAAEAIEAEGATAPLTELLHSRNEGVATYAAAVLFRMSEDKPQDYKKRLSVELTSSLFRTEPMAWNDTGDLGLDMGAQGDPLAYRQDDGAYRAYPAAYGQDTLLDPMMEGADYHADTLPDLGHHTDPLPDLGHTQDLMDSNQLAWFDTDL encoded by the exons ATGGCTACCCAGT CTGATTTGATGGAGTTGGACATGGCCATGGGTGACAGCAAGGCTGCTGTGAGCCAGTGGCAGCAGCAGTCCTATCTGGATTCAGGCATTCAGTCTGGTGTCACCACCACAGCACCATCTCTGAGTGGCAAGGGTAACCCTGATGCTGAAGAGGACGATCCAACTCTCTATGACTGGGAGTTCAATCAACCCTTCACCCCTGAGGCCACAG aCATCGAGGGTTATGCCATGACCCGGGCCCAGCGTGTTCGCGCTGCCATGTTTCCAGAGACCTTGGAGGAGGGCATCCAGATCCCACCTACTCAGCTGGATGCAGCCCACCCAACAGCTGTGCAGCGTCTGGCAGAGCCCTCTCAGATGCTCAAGCATGCGGTGGTCAACCTCATTAACTATCAAGACGATGCTGAGCTGGCCACTCGTGCCATCCCTGAGCTTACCAAACTGCTCAATGATGAAGACCAG GTTGTTGTGAATAAAGCAGCTGTAATGGTGCATCAGTTGTCAAAGAAGGAGGCATCGCGCCATGCCCTGATGCGTTCGCCACAAATGGTTTCGGCAGTTGTCCGTGCCATGCAAAACACCGGTGATGTAGAGACTGCTCGTTGCTCTGCCGGCACTTTGCACAACCTCTCCCACCATCGTGAGGGTCTCCTTGCAATCTTCAAGTCTGGAGGCATTCCTGCCCTGGTGAAGATGCTTGG CTCACCAGTGGACAGCGTTTTGTTCTATGCCATCACCACGCTCCACAACCTGTTGTTGCACCAGGAAGGGGCCAAAATGGCAGTGCGCCTAGCTGGAGGATTGCAGAAGATGGTGGCTCTGTTGTCCAACACCAATGTCAAGTTCCTGGCAATCACTACTGACTGCCTGCAGATTCTGGCATATGGCAACCAGGAAAGCAAG CTGATCATTCTGGCCAGTGGTGGTCCCCAGGCCCTGGTCAACATCATGAGGACCTTCACATATGAGAAACTGCTGTGGACCACAAGCAGAGTGCTCAAGGTGCTCTCTGTTTGCTCAAGCAACAAGCCTGCCATCGTAGAGGCTG GAGGCATGCAGGCCTTGGGACTTCATCTGACAGACCCCAGCCAGCGTCTGGTCCAGAACTGCCTCTGGACACTGAGGAATCTGTCAGACGCTGCCACTAAACAG GAGGGGATGGAGGGTCTCCTGGGGACTCTGGTCCAGCTGCTGGGCAGTGATGACATCAATGTAGTGACATGTGCTGCTGGCATCCTCTCCAACCTGACCTGCAACAACTATAGTAACAAACTCATGGTGTGTCAA GTTGGTGGCATTGAGGCTTTGGTGCGAACAGTACTTCGGGCTGGCGACAGAGAAGACATCACAGAGCCAGCAGTCTGTGCCCTCCGTCACCTTACCTCCCGCCACCAGGATGCtgagatggcccagaatgctgTGCGTCTTCACTATGGCCTGCCTGTGGTGGTCAAACTACTGCACCCTCCATCCCACTGGCCACTAATCAAG GCTACAGTTGGTCTGATTCGCAATCTGGCACTCTGCCCGGCCAACCACAGTGCTTTGCGGGAGCAGGGAGCTATTCCCCGACTGGTCCAACTGCTCGTCAGAGCTCACCAGGACACCCAGAGGCGCACCAGCATGGGTGGcaatcagcagcagtttgtg GAGGGTGTGCGTATGGAGGAAATCGTGGAAGGCTGCACAGGAGCTCTGCACATCCTGGCCCGGGATGTCCACAACAGAATTGTAATCAGAGGACTCAACACCATTCCACTCTTTGTCCAG TTGCTGTACTCTCCAGTGGAGAACATCCAGCGTGTGGCAGCAGGTGTGCTGTGTGAACTGGCCCAGGACAAGGAAGCTGCTGAGGCAATTGAGGCTGAAGGAGCCACTGCACCACTCACTGAGCTGCTTCACTCCCGTAACGAGGGCGTTG CAACCTATGCTGCAGCAGTCCTGTTCCGCATGTCCGAGGACAAACCCCAGGACTACAAGAAACGTCTGTCAGTGGAGCTGACCAGCTCTTTGTTCAGAACTGAGCCTATGGCCTGGAATGAT ACTGGAGACCTGGGGCTGGATATGGGAGCACAGGGAGACCCTCTGGCTTATAGGCAGGATG ATGGAGCATACCGGGCCTATCCAGCAGCCTACGGCCAAGACACTCTGTTAGACCCCATGATGGAAGGTGCAGACTATCATGCTGACACTCTGCCCGACCTGGGTCACCACACCGATCCATTGCCAGACCTCGGCCACACCCAGGACCTGATGGACAGCAACCAGCTGGCCTGGTTTGACACCGACCTGTAG